One window of the Natrinema sp. CBA1119 genome contains the following:
- the tuf gene encoding translation elongation factor EF-1 subunit alpha — MSDQHQNLAIIGHVDHGKSTLVGRLLYETGSVPEHVIEQHREEAEEKGKGGFEFAYVMDNLAEERERGVTIDIAHQEFSTDEYDFTIVDCPGHRDFVKNMITGASQADNAVLVVAADDGVAPQTQEHVFLARTLGIDELIVGINKMDIVDYKESTYDDVVEEVEQLLKQVQFNTDDASFIPISAFEGDNIAEESDNTPWYDGEILLEALNSLPEPEPPTDAPLRLPIQDVYTISGIGTVPVGRIETGLLNTGDNVSFQPSDVGGEVKTIEMHHEEVPKAEPGDNVGFNVRGIGKDDIRRGDVCGPADDPPSVAETFQAQVVVMQHPSVITAGYTPVFHAHTAQVACTIESIDKKMDPASGEVAEENPDFIQSGDAAVVTIRPQKPLSIEPSSEIPELGSFAIRDMGQTIAAGKVLEVHEKE, encoded by the coding sequence ATGAGCGACCAACACCAGAACCTGGCCATCATCGGTCACGTTGACCACGGGAAGAGTACGCTCGTGGGACGACTCCTCTACGAGACGGGGAGCGTACCCGAGCACGTCATCGAACAGCACCGCGAAGAAGCAGAAGAGAAGGGCAAAGGCGGCTTCGAGTTCGCCTACGTCATGGACAACCTCGCAGAAGAGCGAGAGCGTGGTGTCACCATCGACATCGCCCACCAGGAGTTCTCGACCGACGAGTACGACTTCACCATCGTCGACTGTCCTGGCCACCGCGACTTCGTGAAGAACATGATCACGGGCGCATCCCAGGCGGACAACGCCGTCCTCGTCGTCGCCGCTGACGACGGTGTCGCGCCCCAGACCCAGGAGCACGTCTTCCTGGCTCGAACCCTCGGTATCGACGAGCTCATCGTCGGCATCAACAAGATGGACATCGTCGACTACAAGGAGTCGACGTACGACGACGTCGTCGAGGAAGTCGAACAGCTGCTCAAGCAGGTCCAGTTCAACACCGACGACGCCTCGTTCATCCCGATTTCGGCGTTCGAGGGCGACAACATCGCCGAGGAGTCCGACAACACGCCGTGGTACGACGGCGAGATACTGCTCGAGGCCCTCAACAGCCTGCCGGAGCCGGAGCCACCGACGGACGCGCCGCTTCGACTCCCGATTCAGGACGTCTACACCATCTCCGGTATCGGTACCGTCCCCGTCGGACGTATCGAGACCGGTCTCCTGAACACCGGCGACAACGTCTCCTTCCAGCCCAGCGACGTGGGCGGCGAGGTCAAGACGATCGAGATGCACCACGAAGAGGTGCCCAAAGCAGAGCCCGGTGACAACGTCGGATTCAACGTCCGCGGTATCGGCAAGGACGACATCCGCCGCGGTGACGTCTGTGGCCCAGCCGACGACCCACCGAGCGTCGCCGAGACGTTCCAGGCGCAGGTCGTCGTCATGCAGCACCCGTCCGTGATCACGGCCGGCTACACCCCGGTCTTCCACGCACACACGGCCCAGGTCGCCTGTACGATCGAGTCCATCGACAAGAAGATGGACCCCGCAAGCGGCGAGGTCGCCGAGGAGAACCCCGACTTCATCCAGTCGGGTGACGCTGCCGTGGTCACCATCCGACCGCAAAAGCCCCTCAGCATCGAGCCGTCCAGCGAGATCCCCGAACTCGGGAGCTTCGCCATCCGCGACATGGGTCAGACCATCGCCGCCGGAAAGGTCCTCGAAGTTCACGAGAAAGAATAA
- a CDS encoding LVIVD repeat-containing protein, translating to MKRRAVLQTSGVAGLSLSIPGVVGTVRGQATIEPLGRLPITGAAEAVVGDDGETAYVSATFGFATVDVSDPAEPTLLAVDRDIQLEGETMTEILDVSVDGDLLVVAGPANQRSSVAGFRCYDVSDPENPEPVGEHRTGYHVHNCYLEDESLYVVENGEERNRLVIFDVGGDDISQIGAWSLLDHEPGWRDVHWLARYIHDVYVQDGIAYLPCWNAGTYLLDVSEPTEPASISHVRDTTLEAERAIDDWRDAVYGLPGNDHYAAVNDGGDLMAVGREAWATGGAEPDRPGGIDLYDVSDSAAPVHRGSIDAPRADDESKPGGMWTTSHNFELRDGRLYSSWYRAGVKIHDVSDPAAPELLAEWRNTEETGFWTARVLEPGETFIASSTEGIPNTSLEGALYTFPTEPAPVGGADGNDPIPGFTGVAGLAGGAVALEWLRRRGNVQD from the coding sequence ATGAAGCGGCGAGCGGTGCTGCAAACGAGCGGCGTTGCCGGTCTTAGCCTATCCATCCCGGGAGTTGTCGGGACCGTTCGAGGGCAAGCGACGATCGAGCCCCTCGGCCGACTCCCCATCACCGGTGCAGCGGAAGCCGTCGTCGGGGACGACGGAGAGACCGCCTACGTCTCTGCCACGTTCGGGTTCGCGACCGTGGACGTGAGCGATCCCGCCGAGCCAACGCTCCTCGCGGTGGACCGTGACATCCAACTCGAGGGCGAGACGATGACCGAGATCCTCGACGTCTCGGTCGACGGTGACCTGCTGGTCGTCGCGGGGCCGGCCAACCAGAGATCCAGCGTCGCCGGGTTCCGCTGTTACGACGTCAGTGATCCCGAAAACCCCGAGCCGGTCGGTGAACATCGGACCGGCTACCACGTCCACAACTGTTATCTCGAGGACGAATCGCTGTACGTCGTCGAGAACGGTGAAGAAAGGAACCGGCTCGTGATTTTCGATGTCGGCGGCGACGATATTTCGCAGATCGGTGCCTGGTCGCTGCTGGATCACGAACCCGGCTGGCGCGACGTCCACTGGCTCGCCCGCTACATCCACGACGTGTACGTGCAGGATGGGATCGCTTACCTCCCCTGTTGGAACGCCGGCACCTATCTGCTCGACGTCAGCGAGCCGACCGAGCCGGCGTCCATCTCCCACGTCCGGGACACCACGCTCGAGGCGGAGCGCGCGATCGACGACTGGCGGGATGCCGTCTACGGACTGCCCGGGAACGACCATTACGCTGCGGTGAACGACGGCGGCGATCTCATGGCGGTCGGCAGGGAGGCCTGGGCGACCGGTGGCGCGGAGCCGGATCGACCGGGTGGAATCGACCTCTACGACGTGAGTGATTCCGCTGCACCCGTCCATCGGGGGTCGATCGACGCCCCGCGGGCGGATGACGAATCTAAACCCGGCGGCATGTGGACGACCTCGCACAACTTCGAGCTTCGCGACGGTCGGCTCTACTCGTCGTGGTACCGAGCCGGCGTGAAGATCCACGACGTGTCCGATCCCGCCGCACCCGAACTGCTCGCCGAGTGGCGGAATACCGAGGAAACCGGGTTCTGGACGGCCCGCGTCCTCGAGCCCGGCGAGACGTTCATCGCGAGCAGTACCGAAGGGATCCCGAATACGTCGCTCGAGGGGGCGCTCTACACGTTCCCGACCGAGCCCGCCCCGGTCGGCGGGGCGGACGGGAACGATCCGATCCCCGGCTTCACCGGCGTCGCCGGCCTCGCCGGTGGCGCGGTCGCACTCGAGTGGCTGCGCCGGCGCGGAAACGTTCAGGATTAA
- a CDS encoding homoserine dehydrogenase — protein sequence MDLAILGAGDVGRSVADLAAEYGHDVVALADSTSAAVDPDGIAVQDALEHKVGGEPVGTADPEDVFDTGYDVLVEATPTTLGDAEPGFSHVQRALEADRHVVLANKGPVAERYEELRALEAESAGSIRFEATVGGAIPVLSTIEDCTPQAVTAVRGVLNGTANFILTRMAAEGLDYEHVLAEAQDLGVAEADPTFDVDGTDAALKFVILANVLADGGFALEDATVEGIQSIPGSALDLAAEDGRTIRLIGEATRDGIRVGPRLVPENGALAVTGTRNIVQIETRNAGSLHSSGRGAGGPETATAVLSDIGRLPPL from the coding sequence ATGGATCTCGCGATTCTCGGCGCCGGTGACGTCGGTCGCTCCGTGGCCGATCTCGCCGCCGAATACGGCCACGATGTCGTCGCACTCGCCGACTCCACCAGCGCCGCAGTCGATCCGGACGGCATCGCCGTCCAGGACGCCCTCGAGCACAAAGTCGGCGGCGAACCCGTCGGAACCGCCGATCCCGAGGACGTCTTCGACACGGGCTACGACGTGCTGGTCGAAGCGACGCCGACGACACTCGGCGACGCCGAACCCGGTTTCTCGCACGTCCAGCGGGCGCTCGAGGCCGACCGCCACGTCGTACTGGCAAACAAGGGGCCGGTCGCCGAGCGCTACGAAGAGCTCCGCGCGCTCGAGGCCGAGAGTGCGGGCTCGATCCGATTCGAGGCGACCGTCGGCGGCGCGATTCCCGTGCTCTCGACGATCGAGGACTGTACGCCACAGGCCGTCACCGCGGTTCGGGGCGTCCTCAACGGCACCGCGAACTTCATTCTCACCCGGATGGCCGCCGAGGGGCTCGACTACGAGCACGTTCTCGCCGAGGCCCAGGACCTGGGCGTCGCCGAGGCTGATCCCACCTTCGACGTGGACGGTACCGACGCCGCCCTCAAGTTCGTCATCCTCGCGAACGTGCTGGCCGACGGTGGCTTCGCACTCGAGGACGCGACGGTCGAAGGGATTCAGTCGATTCCGGGCAGCGCGCTCGACCTCGCGGCCGAGGACGGCCGCACGATTCGACTCATCGGGGAGGCCACGCGCGACGGTATCCGCGTCGGTCCGCGACTCGTCCCCGAAAACGGCGCGCTGGCCGTGACCGGCACGCGCAACATCGTCCAGATCGAGACCCGGAACGCGGGATCGCTCCACTCGAGCGGCCGCGGTGCCGGCGGCCCGGAGACGGCCACAGCGGTCCTCTCGGATATCGGTCGACTGCCGCCGCTGTAG
- a CDS encoding ATP-binding protein, protein MTSREREALVPAALDTLPINFAILDDDGTILHTNHAWQEFGKSNGIDCQPDLIGTNYLEITNQAETETGQTAAVGLSELLAGDREQFEFEYPCHSPNEERWFLMQAASFTDGDQRYVAIAHFDITERHEYQQRLETSNEHFKQFAYAVSHDLREPLRMVTSYLQLLESQYGDELDEDAGEFIEFAVDGAERMREMIEGLLKYSRAETQDDPTDSVDLETVLDDVLMDLDMRIENADAEITSESLPTVTGDASQLRHVFQNLLDNAIQYSGEQAAQVTISATLDGDEWIISVSDEGIGIDSADADQVFEMFQRLHSYEEHAGTGIGLTLCKRIIERHDGEIWITSDSEDGATFSFTIPAATRSD, encoded by the coding sequence ATGACCTCACGGGAGCGTGAAGCGCTCGTTCCAGCAGCACTTGATACGCTCCCGATCAATTTTGCTATCCTCGATGACGACGGCACAATACTGCATACGAACCACGCATGGCAGGAATTCGGCAAATCGAATGGTATCGATTGTCAGCCGGATCTGATCGGAACCAATTATCTCGAGATTACCAACCAAGCGGAGACGGAAACCGGGCAGACTGCCGCCGTTGGGTTATCCGAACTCCTCGCGGGCGACCGAGAACAGTTCGAATTCGAATATCCGTGTCACTCTCCGAATGAGGAACGCTGGTTCCTCATGCAGGCAGCATCGTTCACCGACGGTGATCAGAGATACGTCGCCATCGCACATTTCGATATCACCGAGCGCCACGAGTACCAGCAACGGCTTGAGACGTCAAACGAACACTTCAAGCAGTTCGCCTACGCGGTTTCCCACGACCTTCGGGAACCGTTACGGATGGTCACGAGCTATCTCCAACTACTCGAGAGTCAGTATGGGGACGAACTTGACGAGGACGCAGGCGAGTTTATCGAGTTCGCCGTCGACGGTGCCGAGCGGATGCGCGAGATGATCGAGGGACTGCTCAAATACTCACGAGCCGAGACACAAGATGACCCCACCGATTCGGTCGATCTCGAGACGGTGCTGGACGACGTACTGATGGATCTCGACATGCGGATCGAGAACGCCGACGCCGAGATTACCAGCGAATCGTTGCCGACCGTCACGGGCGACGCCAGTCAGCTTCGCCACGTATTTCAGAATCTGCTGGACAATGCGATCCAGTATAGCGGCGAGCAGGCAGCACAAGTGACGATTTCCGCAACGCTCGATGGGGACGAGTGGATCATTTCGGTCAGTGACGAGGGAATCGGCATCGACTCGGCGGACGCAGACCAAGTTTTCGAGATGTTCCAGCGTCTCCATAGCTACGAGGAGCACGCCGGGACGGGGATCGGGCTCACGCTTTGTAAACGTATCATCGAACGGCACGACGGTGAGATCTGGATCACGTCCGACTCGGAAGATGGAGCGACGTTCTCGTTTACGATACCCGCGGCAACGCGGTCGGACTAA
- a CDS encoding rhomboid family intramembrane serine protease, with protein sequence MAQRSRSQSNTYLRPDSDGSDGTQTESGSPILEVLVVFAVVFVVQGLTAFAGVMGALFVLAPPLSTNPWTVVTSVYAHSGIGHLLSNTLALVVFGWPVARATTRTRFHAFFAITGAIAGVAQIVLTGVLAAVPFVPIAPTVGVLGASGAVFALLGYLVASNRLSSGLASFVDVPQWLSILVVVGLAIAVTLATASPGVALIAHFAGFLVGAVAGRARVLAV encoded by the coding sequence ATGGCGCAGCGCTCGCGGTCACAGTCAAACACCTATCTGCGGCCCGATTCCGACGGGAGCGACGGCACGCAGACTGAATCGGGGAGTCCGATCCTCGAGGTGCTCGTCGTTTTCGCCGTCGTCTTCGTCGTCCAGGGACTCACTGCGTTCGCGGGCGTGATGGGCGCGTTGTTCGTCCTCGCGCCGCCGCTGTCGACGAACCCGTGGACAGTCGTCACGAGCGTCTACGCACACAGCGGGATCGGCCATCTGCTCTCGAACACCCTTGCACTGGTCGTCTTCGGCTGGCCGGTCGCCCGAGCGACGACGCGGACCCGCTTTCACGCCTTCTTCGCGATAACGGGCGCGATCGCGGGCGTGGCCCAGATCGTTCTCACGGGGGTGCTCGCGGCGGTGCCCTTCGTTCCCATCGCGCCGACGGTGGGCGTCCTCGGCGCCAGCGGGGCCGTCTTCGCCCTGCTGGGCTATCTCGTCGCGTCGAATCGGCTCTCGAGCGGGCTGGCCTCGTTCGTCGACGTCCCGCAGTGGCTGTCGATCCTCGTCGTCGTCGGCCTCGCGATCGCGGTCACCCTCGCCACCGCCTCGCCCGGCGTGGCGTTGATCGCTCACTTCGCGGGGTTCCTGGTCGGGGCGGTCGCCGGACGCGCTCGCGTGCTCGCCGTTTGA
- a CDS encoding glycosyl hydrolase family 28-related protein: MADDTPRLGLGTFDEGEEWDHTDTVEAVDEHAIVHGPIAERPVAGEYDDELFHATDQGITWRWDASSEDWQYFGGRGSAEQPVPGTSHFEATRAVHARTAETPVWNVEAHGIEGDGETEVGAAVHDLLKTVDKAGGGIVYFPPGRYLLERTPLVGDDTIVMGAGRSTVLEGTRPDGEEGRALLSNRGYDATEYDGASNWGVCNVRVDTPKTTGIMPAHAANVRLENIYGDHTYNHHIDVVSSKNVVVDGYWATRGGESGSDAPVQFDAQYSGASWNGVWDGSEYTLVEDDDTPTRNCTLKNFEIAPENGPEHGVHLHHGSNESITIMDGYITGCEYTAIRADSDEAVADLTIDDVSCIDNARGITLGHVESGRRELTISNTTIRTDGSDLAAGSGLYAAGFDGAAISNVVVDGPFTNAIIFDDMDDLKMSGITAKGPNDQGFRFRENVDVTLTTARAADCGTDGIYSGPGSSVAYGGVTFDDVGTQVDIDGDGETREWVTSESS; the protein is encoded by the coding sequence GTGGCCGATGACACACCGCGGCTCGGGCTGGGAACGTTCGACGAGGGCGAGGAGTGGGACCACACCGACACGGTCGAGGCGGTCGACGAGCACGCGATCGTCCACGGGCCGATCGCCGAGCGTCCCGTGGCGGGCGAGTACGACGACGAACTGTTTCACGCGACCGATCAGGGGATCACCTGGCGCTGGGACGCCTCGAGCGAGGACTGGCAGTATTTCGGCGGGCGAGGGAGCGCCGAGCAACCGGTTCCGGGAACGAGTCACTTCGAAGCGACACGCGCGGTCCACGCGCGGACCGCGGAGACCCCCGTGTGGAACGTCGAGGCTCACGGAATCGAGGGCGACGGCGAAACCGAGGTCGGAGCGGCCGTCCACGACCTCCTGAAGACGGTCGACAAGGCCGGCGGGGGGATCGTCTACTTCCCGCCGGGTCGATATCTGCTCGAGCGGACGCCGCTGGTGGGCGACGATACGATCGTCATGGGTGCGGGTCGCTCGACCGTCCTCGAGGGGACGCGGCCCGACGGTGAGGAGGGGCGGGCGCTCCTCTCCAACAGGGGCTACGACGCGACCGAATACGACGGCGCGTCGAACTGGGGGGTGTGCAACGTCCGAGTGGACACGCCGAAGACGACCGGGATCATGCCCGCGCACGCGGCGAACGTCCGGTTGGAGAATATCTACGGCGACCACACCTACAATCATCATATCGACGTCGTCTCGTCGAAAAACGTCGTCGTGGACGGCTACTGGGCGACTCGAGGCGGCGAGAGCGGGTCGGACGCGCCGGTGCAGTTCGACGCGCAGTACTCCGGGGCGTCCTGGAACGGCGTGTGGGACGGGAGCGAGTATACGCTCGTCGAGGACGACGACACCCCGACCCGGAACTGCACCCTCAAAAACTTCGAGATCGCTCCGGAAAACGGCCCAGAGCACGGCGTTCACCTCCACCACGGCAGCAACGAGTCGATCACGATCATGGACGGCTATATCACCGGCTGCGAGTATACGGCGATCAGGGCCGACTCCGACGAGGCGGTCGCGGATCTGACGATCGACGACGTCTCGTGTATCGACAACGCGAGGGGGATCACGCTGGGACACGTCGAGAGCGGGCGACGAGAGCTGACGATCAGTAATACCACGATCAGGACCGACGGCAGCGACCTGGCCGCCGGGTCGGGGCTGTACGCCGCCGGATTCGACGGCGCTGCGATCTCGAACGTCGTCGTCGACGGCCCGTTCACGAACGCGATCATCTTCGACGATATGGACGATCTGAAGATGAGCGGGATAACGGCGAAGGGGCCGAACGACCAAGGGTTCCGTTTCCGTGAGAACGTCGACGTGACGCTCACGACGGCTCGAGCGGCGGATTGCGGTACCGACGGCATCTACTCGGGGCCCGGTAGCAGCGTCGCCTACGGCGGCGTCACGTTCGACGATGTCGGGACGCAGGTCGACATCGATGGCGACGGTGAGACTCGAGAGTGGGTCACGTCGGAATCGTCGTAA
- the rpsJ gene encoding 30S ribosomal protein S10, translating into MQQARVRLAGTSPDDLDDICDDVREIANNTGVNLSGPIPLPTKTLEVPTRKSPDGEGTATWEHWEMRVHKRLIDLDADERALRQLMRIQVPNDVSIEIVLED; encoded by the coding sequence ATGCAGCAAGCACGCGTTCGACTCGCGGGCACGAGTCCAGACGACCTAGACGACATCTGCGACGATGTCCGCGAGATCGCGAACAACACCGGCGTCAACCTGAGCGGTCCGATCCCGCTGCCGACGAAGACCCTCGAGGTGCCGACCCGGAAGTCGCCCGACGGCGAGGGCACTGCGACGTGGGAGCACTGGGAGATGCGCGTCCACAAGCGCCTGATCGATCTGGACGCCGACGAACGCGCACTCCGTCAGCTCATGCGCATTCAGGTGCCAAACGACGTCTCGATCGAGATCGTCCTCGAAGACTGA
- a CDS encoding NifU family protein yields the protein MTDSEDEPSLRERVEKWLAREMPIIQMHGGTSAVRAADPETGEVVIELGGGCKGCSVSDVTTGNIEAELITWPEISDVTIRVPDARDSLGGPDQPESIMGVDRTEGGRGDWGSSNPGKDHL from the coding sequence ATGACTGACTCCGAGGACGAGCCGTCGCTGCGGGAACGCGTCGAGAAGTGGCTGGCCCGCGAGATGCCGATCATCCAGATGCACGGCGGGACCAGCGCGGTCCGCGCCGCCGATCCCGAGACCGGTGAGGTCGTCATCGAACTCGGCGGCGGCTGCAAGGGCTGTTCGGTCAGCGACGTGACGACGGGCAACATCGAGGCCGAACTCATCACGTGGCCCGAGATCAGCGACGTGACGATCCGGGTGCCCGACGCGCGCGACAGCCTCGGCGGCCCCGACCAGCCCGAGTCGATCATGGGCGTCGACCGGACCGAGGGCGGCCGCGGCGACTGGGGATCGTCGAATCCGGGAAAAGATCACCTTTGA
- a CDS encoding amino acid-binding protein, translating into MGDASEPDDDKPDAETDGGVRAYTVRLELVDEPGELLRALAPIADNGGNLLSIHHERGNITPRGHIPVEVDIECPPDRFDGIVEALRDAGVNVIQAGEEHYGEEINVILIGHLVETDLSNTLSRIEDEANAVVQDLSLAAPDGTEAVASARARLAVNSGRSTAVIAAIRSIGTDKDLTVVEPLVGGEA; encoded by the coding sequence ATGGGTGACGCATCCGAACCCGACGACGACAAACCCGACGCCGAGACGGACGGCGGCGTCCGCGCCTATACCGTCCGACTCGAGCTCGTCGACGAACCCGGCGAGTTGCTCCGCGCGCTCGCGCCGATCGCCGACAACGGCGGCAATCTGTTGAGCATCCACCACGAACGCGGCAACATCACGCCTCGAGGGCACATCCCCGTTGAGGTCGACATCGAGTGTCCGCCCGACCGGTTCGACGGGATCGTCGAGGCGCTGCGCGACGCCGGCGTCAACGTCATCCAGGCCGGCGAAGAGCACTACGGCGAGGAGATCAACGTCATCCTGATCGGCCACCTTGTAGAAACCGATCTCTCGAACACGCTCTCGCGAATCGAGGACGAGGCCAACGCTGTCGTACAGGACCTCTCGCTGGCCGCGCCCGACGGGACCGAAGCCGTCGCGAGCGCTCGAGCCCGGCTCGCAGTCAACTCCGGGCGGTCCACAGCGGTGATCGCAGCCATCCGCTCGATCGGTACCGACAAGGATTTGACCGTCGTCGAACCCCTCGTCGGAGGTGAGGCCTGA
- a CDS encoding ROK family protein encodes MVYYAGVDLGATNVRAVVAEADGTTVGASRRSTPRGPTGIDVTEGVLRTLRDACGEADVDPKRIAAAGIGSIGPFDLAEGTVIDPANLPDSIDRIPLTGPIAKLIDSDDVYLHNDTTAGVIGERFHAASNPDDMVYITISSGIGAGVCSDGRITSGWDGNAGEVGHYVVDPRGRLTCGCGHDGHWEAYCSGNAIPDYARLLADDDPTISTDLPLEGPDFTAKDVFDLAGEDELADYVIEQLAHWNAIGVTNVVHAFAPIVVSVGGAVALHNEELVVDPIRERVAEMVMTNVPEIRLTELGDDVVVEGALASAMTEGTGDRRRLRR; translated from the coding sequence ATGGTCTACTATGCGGGCGTCGACCTCGGTGCGACCAACGTCCGGGCCGTCGTCGCCGAGGCCGACGGGACGACGGTCGGTGCGAGCCGCCGGTCGACACCGCGCGGGCCGACGGGCATCGACGTGACGGAGGGTGTTCTTCGAACGCTTCGCGACGCCTGTGGCGAGGCCGATGTCGATCCCAAGCGGATCGCCGCCGCCGGGATCGGCTCGATCGGTCCGTTCGATCTCGCGGAGGGAACAGTGATCGATCCGGCCAACTTGCCGGACTCGATCGATCGAATTCCGCTGACGGGACCGATCGCGAAGCTGATCGACAGCGACGACGTCTACCTCCACAACGACACCACCGCGGGCGTCATCGGCGAGCGGTTTCACGCCGCCAGCAACCCGGACGACATGGTCTACATCACCATCTCCTCTGGGATCGGTGCCGGCGTCTGCTCCGACGGCCGGATCACGAGCGGCTGGGACGGCAACGCCGGCGAGGTCGGCCACTACGTCGTCGATCCCCGCGGTCGGCTGACCTGTGGGTGCGGCCACGACGGTCACTGGGAGGCCTACTGCTCCGGCAACGCCATCCCCGACTACGCCCGACTGCTCGCCGACGACGATCCGACGATCTCGACCGACCTCCCGCTCGAGGGGCCGGATTTCACGGCGAAGGACGTCTTCGATCTCGCCGGCGAGGACGAGCTGGCCGATTACGTCATCGAACAGCTCGCCCACTGGAACGCGATCGGCGTGACCAACGTGGTCCACGCGTTCGCGCCGATCGTCGTCTCCGTCGGCGGCGCGGTCGCGTTGCACAACGAGGAACTCGTCGTCGACCCGATTCGCGAGCGCGTCGCGGAGATGGTGATGACGAACGTCCCCGAGATCCGCCTCACCGAACTCGGCGACGACGTCGTCGTCGAAGGGGCGCTCGCCAGCGCCATGACCGAAGGGACCGGCGACCGGCGACGGCTGCGCCGCTGA